The nucleotide window ATCCGTGCCTGTCCGGCGGGTCGCTGGAGATCTTCTTGACGCCACAGTTGCCCGCCCCGCTGATCCGGATCTACGGCGCCACTCCCATCGCCGGCGTGTTGATCGATGTCTGCCGGGTGCTGGGTTACGACGCTCGACGCGAAGCCGATCTGGCCGAGGATCCCGCTCTGCCGACGGCCGTCGTCATCGCCAGCCATGGCGGGCCGGAAGCTGAAATCATCCGCGCGGCGCTGGATAGCGGCGTCGGCTATATCGGGTTGGTGGCCAGCAAGGTTCGCGGCGCGGCGATCCTGGACTCGCTGCATCTCTCGGCGGACGAACGGGCTCGGATACGCACACCGGTCGGATTGGCGATCGGCGCCAAGACGCCCGCCGAGATCGCGGTGTCGATCGCCGCCGAACTGGTTGTCGCCCTGCGCGCTGGCAGGCTTGTCAGCGCATCGAGTAAACCGTGCGTGGAGGCGGTCGACCCGGTCTGCGGCATGTCCGTGCCGACCGGGCCCACCACCGAGCACCTGCGCTTGGCCGGTACGGACTACTGGTTCTGCTGTTCGGGTTGCCGGACGGCATTCGTGGCCAGGAAGGGCAGTGCATGACAGCGCGTGGCGTCACCGGCTTGGTGCCGCTGCTCGCCGGCGGCCCAACCGCTTGGCACCTGTACGGCGGTCGCGCGGTATGCAAGCCCATCGGGTGGCCCTCGATGCGGGCACCTGGGACGACCATCGGCGGCTGCGGGAATCGGTGTCGTGAATGACCGATATGACCTTCAACGACCCCGAGGACGTGATCCGGCGGTTTGACACGCAGGACTACCTGCTCGATATCGGAACGGCGTCCGCGATCTACCTGGCGATAAGCCTTGGCAGGCCGCTGTTGTTGGAAGGTGAGCCCGGAGTCGGCAAGACGACCGCTGCGAAAACCCTTGCAACCGTTCTAGATACCCCGCTGGTCCGGCTACAGTGCTATGAAGGTCTGACCGCTAACGAGGCGCTCTACGACTGGAACTATCAACGTCAGTTGCTGTCCATCCGGCTCGCCGAAGCGCGCGGAACCGGTGTCTCGGATATCTCGGTGGGCGACCTGTACGCCGAGACATATCTGGTGGAGCGTCCCATTCTGCAATGCGTGCGTCATCGTGGGCCGGTCCCTCCGGTGCTGTTGATCGATGAAATCGACCGTGCTGATGACGAATTCGAGGCACTGCTGCTGGAGTTCCTTGGTGAATCCGCAGTTACCGTTCCGGAGCTGGGTACCTTCGTCGCAGAGCGGCCGCCGATTGCCGTTCTGACCTCAAATCGCAGCCGAGACCTGCACGACGCACTGCGGCGACGCTGCCTGTATCACTGGATCGACTACCCCGAGCCAGACCGGGCGGCCGCGATTGTCCGTCGAACGGTGGCAGGCGCGACCGCCCCGTTGATCGAGCACGCCACCCAATTCATCGGCAACACACGCGAACTGGATTTGGACAAGCCGCCCGGGGTAGCGGAAACCATCGACTGGGTTGCCGCGCTGGTGTCGCTGGGCGTCGCGGATCTGGTGAGTCCAACCGCGCTGGGCAGCCTGGGTGCGCTGGCCAAGACGCCCGACGACCGTACTCTGATTCGCGAGGCATTTGTCGAGTACGGCCGGACATGAGAGGACCCCCAGGATGAAGCTCGCCAACCAGTTCACCGTCAGCGCGCCGATCGATCGGGCCTGGGACGTGCTGTGCGATCTGGAGCAGGTGATTCCGTTGATGCCGGGCGCACAGCTGACCGGTCACGAAGGCGATGACTACCTCGGCAAGGTCAAGGTCAAGGTCGGTCCGGTCACCAGCGAATTCAGTGGCAAGGTGCATTTCGTCGAACGGGACTCGGCGCAGCACCGGGCGATCATCGACGCCAAAGGCAAAGAATCGCGTGGTACCGGCAACGCGGCCGCCACCGTCACCGCCCAGTTGCAGGAGGCGGGGCAAAGCACGCGCGTCACCGTCGACACGGACCTGAAGATCGTCGGCAAGCTGGCCCAGTTCGGCAGCGGAATGCTGCAGCAAGTGTCGGAGAAGTTGCTCAGCCAGTTTGTGGACTCGCTGGAGGCCAAACTCGCCGCCAACGGACCGACAAGCCAACGGAGCCCAGAAGACCAGGAAGGTCCGCCCGATGCGGCCGCCGCGGCAGCGGCCGCCGAACCCGCGCCGATCGACCTGCTTGAGCTCGCCGGGGCCGATCGACTCAAAAAGTACGCTCCGGTGGCGGTGGCCACGCTGGCCGTGCTGGTGCTGATCTGGGTGCTGCGCCGGCGGCGCTGAGCGGGGCCTTCCTCGATGGCCGGCCCAGCGCTGTTACGGGGTGTCGATTTGGCGGCCTTCGCGGCCGCGATGGTGGCGCGGCTACGCGACGCCGGAGTGGCGGTGTCGGCCGGTGGCCAGGCGAGCTTTGTCCAGGCGCTACGACACATGGTGCCGCACACCGTGTCGGCGCTGTACTGGGCGGCGCGGTTGACCCTGGTCAACCGGATGGAAGAGCTGGTGGCCTTCGACGCGGTGTTCGGCGAGGTGTTCGGCGGTATCGGCATTGACGCGACGCAGCGATCCTCTGGATCGCCGCTGCTGCCCGGCCCGCGTACGCCGGCGGCCGGGATCGTGCACGGCACCGCCAGCCGATCCGGTGCCGCCGCGGATACGTTGCCGTGGGCCACCCGCACCGCCACCGAGCAGGACGGCGCGCCACCCGGGGCAGTCCGGCTGCCGGACTTCCTGCCCAGCCGCATCGCCGCGCTCGCCGACGAGCCGTTTGACCAGTTCGATCCCGACGACCTACGGCAGCTGGGTTCGTGGTTGGAAACGTCGGTGCAGCGCTGGCCCCGTCGACGCAGCCTCCGGTTCGAATCCAGTCGCCACGGCAAGCGCATCGACTTGCGGGCGACTATGACTGCCTCGCGGTCCACCGGCTGGGAATCGCTGCGGTTGGCGCGCACCCGGCCGCGGCGCCGACCCCGGCGGATCGTGTTGGTTTGCGACGTGAGCCGGTCAATGCAGCCCTACGCCGCGATCTATCTGCACTTGATGCGTGCGGCGGCCCTGCGCCGAGGTGGGCTGCGGCCCGAGGTATTTGCGTTTTCGACGTCGTTGACCCGGCTCACGTCGGTGCTCTCGCACCGCAGCGCCGAGGTGGCGCTACAACGAGCCAACGCGAGGGTGGTTGACCGCTACGGCGGCACGTTCATCGGCCGCAGTGTCGCGGCCCTGCTCGCGGCACCGCACGGCAACGCGCTGCGTGGTGCCGTGGTGATCATCGCCTCCGATGGCTGGGACAGCGATCCACCCGAGGTGCTCTATCACGCGCTGGCCCGGGTGCGGCGTAGAGCCGAGTTGCTGGTCTGGCTCAATCCGCGTGCCGCGCAGGAGGAATTCCAGCCGTTGGCCGGTTCCATGGCGGCCGCGTTGCCGCAGTGCGATCTGTTCCTGCCGGCGCACTCACTGGCCGGCCTACACCAACTATTTCTGGCGTTGGGGGCGCACCAGCAGCGCACCAGCAGCGCACCAGCAGCGCATCAGCAGCCAAGTGATCGCCCGCTCCCCGACACATAAACCACGTACACGACACGCCGGGGAGGGAGGCCAACGTTTATATCGCGCGAGCCAAGGCGGCTGTCGGTGTCGCTGCTGGTGTGGTCAGTCGCTGCCGGGTACCTCGCCGGCGCCGAGTTCGTTACGCGAGGTGTCCTTGAGGGCCACACCTGAGCGGCCAAGCTTGCGGGCCCCGGCGACGAGGGCCGCGGCAGTGGCGGCGGCGGCCTCGTAGTCAAGACCGTCGGGAGGGTGGATATTGGAGATGCAGTTGCGATCCGCGTCGGTCAGCCCCGGTACCGGCCGGTGGGTCAGGTAGATGCCCAGGCTGTCGGCCACCGATAGTCCGGGGCGTTCTCCGATGATGACCAGCAGCGTGCGTACCCCCAATGCCTGACCGATGTGGTCGCCGAGGGCAACGCGGGCTTGGGTCGCGATCACCGGCGTTGCGAGGCGATAGCGATCCTCGAACTGACGAACCAGGGCGGCGACCAGGCCGGCGGCGTGCTCGGTCAGTGCGCGCGGCGATAGCCCGTCGGCGAGCACGATGCCGATGTCGGCGCCGGTGTTCGGCAGCACAGAGAGGTCTGCCGGGGTGCGGCCGAGGTCGGGTCGGCGCAGGTACTCGCCCCGTGAGGCGGCTTTGCTGCGCACCACCAGTGGGGCACCGATGCCGAGCTTGCGGATCTCCACGGTGAGGCCATCGACATCGAGGGGATCATGTACGGCGTCGCGGGCGGCCGCGTGCGCGGCCTGGAACTCCAGGACTCGCTGGGTCGGCAGCGAATTACCGGCCCGGCCAAGCCCGATCCGTGCTTTGGTGACGTCTCGTAACAGTGCCCACACGTCGTCTGTGGGCCGCGCGTCCGGGGTATTCATGCACCGGTTGCCAATGCCCGCAGCGGTGAGGTCGCGAGATCGATGGGCAGAATTCGGCCGGTGCCGTCGGCCATGCCCAGACCGGCCAGCCAGCTTTCGAATTCGGGTGCGGGGCGCAGC belongs to Mycobacterium basiliense and includes:
- the eutC gene encoding ethanolamine ammonia-lyase subunit EutC, giving the protein MNTPDARPTDDVWALLRDVTKARIGLGRAGNSLPTQRVLEFQAAHAAARDAVHDPLDVDGLTVEIRKLGIGAPLVVRSKAASRGEYLRRPDLGRTPADLSVLPNTGADIGIVLADGLSPRALTEHAAGLVAALVRQFEDRYRLATPVIATQARVALGDHIGQALGVRTLLVIIGERPGLSVADSLGIYLTHRPVPGLTDADRNCISNIHPPDGLDYEAAAATAAALVAGARKLGRSGVALKDTSRNELGAGEVPGSD
- a CDS encoding XdhC family protein, coding for MTISERAAQLLAARTPFVHATVVRAQPPTSAYPGDEAILLADGTIEGFVGGQCAQNSVRKAALGALQAGESVLLRVLPNGDVHFPEAPGACVVVNPCLSGGSLEIFLTPQLPAPLIRIYGATPIAGVLIDVCRVLGYDARREADLAEDPALPTAVVIASHGGPEAEIIRAALDSGVGYIGLVASKVRGAAILDSLHLSADERARIRTPVGLAIGAKTPAEIAVSIAAELVVALRAGRLVSASSKPCVEAVDPVCGMSVPTGPTTEHLRLAGTDYWFCCSGCRTAFVARKGSA
- a CDS encoding vWA domain-containing protein, which encodes MAGPALLRGVDLAAFAAAMVARLRDAGVAVSAGGQASFVQALRHMVPHTVSALYWAARLTLVNRMEELVAFDAVFGEVFGGIGIDATQRSSGSPLLPGPRTPAAGIVHGTASRSGAAADTLPWATRTATEQDGAPPGAVRLPDFLPSRIAALADEPFDQFDPDDLRQLGSWLETSVQRWPRRRSLRFESSRHGKRIDLRATMTASRSTGWESLRLARTRPRRRPRRIVLVCDVSRSMQPYAAIYLHLMRAAALRRGGLRPEVFAFSTSLTRLTSVLSHRSAEVALQRANARVVDRYGGTFIGRSVAALLAAPHGNALRGAVVIIASDGWDSDPPEVLYHALARVRRRAELLVWLNPRAAQEEFQPLAGSMAAALPQCDLFLPAHSLAGLHQLFLALGAHQQRTSSAPAAHQQPSDRPLPDT
- a CDS encoding SRPBCC family protein, with product MKLANQFTVSAPIDRAWDVLCDLEQVIPLMPGAQLTGHEGDDYLGKVKVKVGPVTSEFSGKVHFVERDSAQHRAIIDAKGKESRGTGNAAATVTAQLQEAGQSTRVTVDTDLKIVGKLAQFGSGMLQQVSEKLLSQFVDSLEAKLAANGPTSQRSPEDQEGPPDAAAAAAAAEPAPIDLLELAGADRLKKYAPVAVATLAVLVLIWVLRRRR
- a CDS encoding AAA family ATPase is translated as MTFNDPEDVIRRFDTQDYLLDIGTASAIYLAISLGRPLLLEGEPGVGKTTAAKTLATVLDTPLVRLQCYEGLTANEALYDWNYQRQLLSIRLAEARGTGVSDISVGDLYAETYLVERPILQCVRHRGPVPPVLLIDEIDRADDEFEALLLEFLGESAVTVPELGTFVAERPPIAVLTSNRSRDLHDALRRRCLYHWIDYPEPDRAAAIVRRTVAGATAPLIEHATQFIGNTRELDLDKPPGVAETIDWVAALVSLGVADLVSPTALGSLGALAKTPDDRTLIREAFVEYGRT